A genomic stretch from Plasmodium brasilianum strain Bolivian I chromosome 9, whole genome shotgun sequence includes:
- a CDS encoding regulator of chromosome condensation: MKYAKCTVQDRQLKRVTITINQNTFYAEYLIDSKKEFCLLNIRNSVRIKNIYSGPNNIIIIYENDDFEIVGLNNCGQLGLGDKVNRNKLTINPIMSKQKIRKISCGHEHVIALLYNHNIFVWGNNQYGQLGIGNNTEEISTPLLIFFNEKVIDIACGKNHSIFLTEYEDINVNTYSNDAKVKKDGPDYRNSGITKEKKKLRTNCLHEFDININDDISSTLKWELIEKGVLGSGNENNPERVRMEVEMEDEEEEEEEEEEEEEEKAEDEEEGEAEVKAEVEDEEEEEEEEEDLDDNDEEEANDQKNKTTSNEEINSKMKISSNEKTSSKAKSSPTSNINFSIYACGSGARGKLGFKKEENVYFPKKIEIKKKLKVKSIYSSYNHNALLTKQGRLYTWGYNKSGDLGINNKKSSYKIKKLKFINDIIIKVSLGKLYSACLTKNNIFYVWGNNIDGIKNMNLSNFRIKEFSCNEDNIIILTEDNNLFLLDSSKRVQYMNKLILTKLLSGLKSNVNYIQYNFIGNGFNYIYAYISINKEIKTKNDFKKINHNEKCNLAQINNATIDKAKKETIIFLDKNELTHLTVMQEKKNCVETSKCAPLYNNNYNNNPNILNNIGTDVIIDEWDEQDEGITSLGVLCNKTQEGNENGDVGDDLCLTNEEKREGEKRMEQRKEKIENEEDEEVRKDKRYDVMENTFIGCELRGNAFIVSETGNSFTNNEFRNDGHGFEFDKIQLKHERHANLPSLKVDNGRNVLRSIDKFGKNINKLKKHSSYTNDSKKGMESNTTSDNSIYAEKKGDDKKKSNKYKFHNLGNTPIELITQNNKKDLNNVNNIEYIINNINYINLDMINVEDVSIDYEFLQKQINHSTNNNTNYIDYLNIDSELISKCDVLGIMGKNFHHSISENKYINLNIILLNELKKQKKINIVYGHLLGKLLNELNLLRNENKNTSSRKNL; this comes from the exons atgaaatatgcTAAATGTACAGTTCAAGATAGACAACTGAAAAGAGTAACCATAACAATAAATCAAAACACATTTTATGct GAATATTTAATAGACAGCAAAAAGGAGTTTTGTTTGCTAAACATAAGAAATTCTGTACGcattaagaatatatacaGCGGTCCgaataacataataataatttacgAAAATGACGATTTCGAAATAGTTGGGTTAAACAATTGCGGTCAATTAGGTTTAGGAGATAAGGTgaatagaaataaattaacaatCAATCCTATAATGtctaaacaaaaaatacgaaaaatatCCTGTGGACATGAACATGTAATTGCCTTGTTGTATAACcacaatatttttgtatggGGAAATAATCAATATGGTCAATTAGGCATAGGAAATAATACAGAAGAAATTAGTACCCCtttactcattttttttaatgaaaaagttATTGATATCGCTTGTGGAAAAAAtcattctatttttttaaccgAATATGAAGACATTAATGTTAACACTTACTCCAATGATgcaaaagtaaaaaaggaTGGCCCAGATTATCGTAATTCAGGCattacaaaagaaaaaaaaaaactacgCACAAACTGCTTACACGAATTTGATATAAACATTAACGATGATATAAGCAGCACCCTTAAATGGGAACTCATTGAAAAGGGTGTTCTAGGTTCAGGGAATGAAAATAATCCAGAGAGGGTCCGGATGGAGGTGGAAATGGAAGACGAGGAGGAGGAAGAGGAGGAAGAAGaggaggaagaagaagagaaGGCGGAGGACGAAGAAGAGGGAGAAGCTGAAGTAAAAGCAGAAGTAGAAGACGAGGAGGAGGAAGaggaggaagaagaagacTTAGATGACaatgatgaagaagaagCAAATGACCAAAAGAACAAAACAACATCAAATGAGGAAATAAATTCAAAGATGAAAATAAGTTCAAACGAGAAAACAAGTTCTAAGGCCAAATCAAGTCCAACGAGTAACATAAATTTTAGCATCTACGCCTGCGGGTCAGGCGCACGTGGAAAACTTGGctttaaaaaggaagaaaatgtttatttCCCCAAGAAGAttgagataaaaaaaaagttaaaagtaAAGAGTATATATTCTAGTTACAACCACAATGCGTTATTAACAAAGCAGGGAAGATTATACACATGGGGATATAACAAAAGTGGGGATTTAggcataaataataaaaaatcaagttataaaataaaaaaattaaaatttataaatgatataattataaaagtatctctaggaaaattatattcagcttgtttaacaaaaaataatattttttatgtttggGGAAATAATATCgatggaataaaaaatatgaacttATCTAATTTTCGAATTAAAGAATTTTCCTGTAATGaagataatattattatattgactgaggataataatttatttttacttgaTTCTTCCAAAAGAGTTCAATATATGAATAAGTTAATACTGACAAAGTTATTATCTGGTCTTAAATCAAATGTTAACTACattcaatataattttataggAAATGGttttaactatatatatgcttatattagtattaataaagaaattaagacaaaaaatgattttaaaaaaattaaccatAATGAGAAATGTAATTTAGCGCAAATAAATAATGCCACTATTGACAAggcaaaaaaggaaacaataatatttttagataaaaatgaattaacaCATTTAACTGTAAtgcaggaaaaaaaaaattgtgttGAAACTAGCAAATGTGCACctctttataataataattataacaataatccaaacattttaaataatataggCACAGATGTAATTATCGATGAATGGGATGAACAAGATGAAGGGATCACCTCACTAGGGgtattatgtaataaaacgCAGGAGGGTAATGAAAATGGAGATGTAGGAGATGACTTATGCTTAACAAATGAGGAGAAAAGAgaaggagaaaaaagaatggaACAacgaaaggaaaaaatagaaaatgaGGAAGATGAAGAAGTAAGGAAGGACAAACGATATGATGTAATggaaaatacatttattggCTGTGAATTGAGGGGGAATGCATTTATTGTAAGCGAGACGGGAAATTCATTTACTAACAATGAGTTCCGGAATGATGGACACGGTTTCGAATTTGataaaatacaattaaaaCATGAAAGACACGCCAACTTACCTTCTCTTAAAGTAGATAATGGCAGAAATGTTTTGAGATCAATTGATAAATTTGgaaagaatataaataaattaaaaaaacacaGTTCATATACTAATGATTCTAAAAAAGGTATGGAAAGTAACACCACATCTGATAATTCCATATATGccgaaaaaaaaggggatgATAAGAAGAAAagcaataaatataaatttcataACCTTGGGAATACCCCAATAGAACTTATTactcaaaataataaaaaagatctgaacaatgtaaataatatagaatatattataaataatataaattatatcaacTTAGATATGATAAATGTAGAAGATGTCTCTATAGATTACGaatttttgcaaaaacaaattaaccattctacaaataataatactaattatatagattatttaaatattgatAGTGAACTAATATCCAAATGTGATGTTTTAGGTATTATgggaaaaaattttcatcattctatttcagaaaataaatacattaatttaaatattattctgtTAAATGAGctaaaaaagcaaaaaaaaataaacatagtTTATGGACATTTATTAGGTAAGCTCTTAAACGAATTAAATCTCTTAAggaatgaaaacaaaaataccTCCTCTAGGAAAAACTTGTAA
- a CDS encoding hypothetical protein (conserved Plasmodium protein), with product MKGVTMIQVHTTKEGKKSKCVILGVRVLSIISVATYIVLFSLIPGKLMLFGQEQSKAYNIFEEKANILKNNKIFGNYYRAYNIINITCGSFLICLNLINMLCTFGINMLCIKLINYKKYIQPVNLHLQLLFISVMFMQNLENKIFYCNIKEYAYWFKDYNDDNITNVFTTKILSEYNVLNLENLSETVKIIIYATQKQKNYYFQLLLVSTIISAVVFSILSYYDLYAILKTYKFALLVGILTNACTLVFIVSQVMFSSYLYEASKFFCSYEEYLKINESEQVKVSTTTIVPSNNVETTWFCNLNIFLYIYLANNFTGLLTFLMDLALSAYMVFSKKYVL from the exons atgaaggGAGTAACAATGATACAAGTACACACAACTAAAGAAGGTAAGAAGTCCAAGTGTGTTATCTTAGGGGTTAGGGTGTTGTCGATAATCAGTGTAGCAACATATATTGTACTATTTAGCTTGATACCAGGAAAGCTTATGTTATTTGGACAAGAGCAAAGTAaagcatataatatatttgaggAGAAAGccaacattttaaaaaataataaaatatttggtAATTATTACAGagcatataatattataaatattacttgtggatcctttttaatttgtttaaacTTGATTAATATGTTATGTACATTTggaataaatatgttatgtataaaattaattaattataagaaatatatacaaccggtaaatttacatttacaactattatttatatctgtAATGTTTATGCAAAAccttgaaaataaaatattttattgtaatataaaagaatatgcTTATTGGTTTAAAGATTATAATGACGATAATATTACGAATGTATTTACAACT aaaatattgtCAGAATATAATGTACTTAATTTAGAAAACCTTAGTGAAACAGTAAAGATTATTATATACGCCacacaaaaacaaaagaattattatttccaattattattagtaaGTACAATTATATCTGCAGTTGTATTTTCTATACTGAGTTATTACGATTTGTAtgctattttaaaaacatacaAATTTGCCCTTTTAGTTGGTATCTTAACCAATGCATGCACCTTAGTTTTTATTGTAAGCCAAGTGATGTTCTCTAGTTATCTATATGAAgcaagtaaatttttttgttcatatgaagaatatttgaaaattaatGAGAGTGAGCAAGTCAAAGTTTCAACTACAACGATTGTACCTTCAAATAACGTAGAAACAACTTGGTTTTGTAATTTAAAcattttcctttatatttatttagccAATAATTTTACTGGTCTTCTAACCTTTCTTATGGATTTGGCGCTTTCAGCGTACATGGTTTTTTCGAAGAAATATGTCCTCTAA